Proteins encoded within one genomic window of Candidatus Methylacidiphilales bacterium:
- a CDS encoding filamentous hemagglutinin N-terminal domain-containing protein, with protein sequence MKKFFCVFLCPALFSFIVSTASLSLASPQLSSIQDGQATVSQSPNTTTINQTSSATTITWNSFNVQANEQVIFNQPSTTAIAINHILDSNPSQIFGSISANGRIILLNPQGFYFGANSSVSANTFIAASTSLTNTIYNPTTNTLTIINPTILNNSIQALGQISTTKTQLIAKTITQQGTISSTPHGSISIRATNNITIQGTITSPQGTIDIFATNGTATATPTASISTTTANYDSNQPAGFIEFSGKTIDLQAQPFTLNSQDTLLLDPDYISIVGGTQLAPCPDAANQCGFDSGSQITDTTDTNGLGVDGLGTTYIYEDTLEDVSSGTISLSALKGISMTGTFTSGLNLSSNVSLSLTTTCTSSVCTGTNDNITISQTITTQGSGSVSVTSKSNIAISSNINSSTSISLSTQNGRDISISGNLQSATTMTIISKGLIKSTGTFTSGNALIISSISDRIDIDGSVSSANTLSISAAKNITLGASVRGTTSVVIDAGSAMPDQNILIRIIGEFTNTETGVNITAISHPDFSSTISFGASLNVKSLTLSSDYLTFAKSSSITTTANGAINLTTKESIGSDTNPITIVQAASTSNLIANSTLGDIYLQSSSGSLTLGNITATKVSIKTPDQNSIIVKGVISASNSITLRSGNITSDNGKINSPSITISALTGSIGSATNSLGLSNGITYTATQGSFTTLTLMANSNMYYLSRNDAVINLLENIPITATVINLTQEGDNNITIANAIARESASLTLQAKSILADNGKIIVNGSINAKNIKLVAAGGIEFASGVNLTAESYEIDFSKGDFGSDVNPITLVKPATFANTQTLTIFSRSSVYSEGSVYLTSLQDIVINSIATNTTGTCAPAPAPCSGVTIQIKAPAIRGVETISIRANSKLKLIATTGSIGTIESPVAISFTDTISDTNLLLQADAGSVYLKHASNVIQLLEGKFSIAETGVISLEQTSGDLSIANEISIIYRLRLKASNGSIVNSLGTSISASAIELIAQGTDKNIGTIVRPFTLSIRSSPDTQFTNSNLILTSSRSIYLVGDKVTDYLKGLITWSTSGLLHLKQNSAIHFSENISVANPIEFNSLSAITIGPNISLTVGSLTLTAGGMIGSSAQKIAILKTSVNTIDVVTFSASASGGIFISSTGAIQLGNITENSTDTTSIDISATVITKTASSVISKGATSIKLSLTATSGSIGTASNPIKITGDIGSSNFFASAITNESGVYLETESNVLSVLLPLFSISDASLGIKLSPSGTLSLTQSMGDITLAAPIKILEQKLKLFRLVASKGSIITSLPFDATTTSPFIEVPELYLQALGDSMSPTASLGNIGSELNPFYIKTKLASTATLLTGSTGSIYLINDNSSNLLNYLNAAITPGSSGNLRLIASSGNISLTANISRTSGLILEAKSGSIITQANISITTNANLQLISAGSIGSSSLPIRISQSASTSVYSANAKAGDIYTQGVTALNLGTIENGVPTTPANASSTINIIAPNITMQTTGMFKIPINTNLLLEATVGSLGASATSPLIFDSFASVVSSTNLILKASKGSVYLQHKNDASTLLNGEIVLSSSGTLAILQKDGVFLIKPTATTRLNILIPLSFTGTVVFNALAGNLTLSHESNNYARIDLPNSKITLIAGGSNSVTSSSVENHVKASVITLTANGGSVGSIENPITVIPWSGNNEATVTATNLIISASTTAGSIGLASMSNALGLRNASLTYDTSYDSSNFSLGTLSLVQLTGDIIINSLVTVPTHFGLRAISGSILSRENTYAIDIQSPTLSLVVDNVDKTIGEQTSPIKIDQRFGFFNGKAKQIYLSAVSSLTLGEVQSNHLNGTIRITAQRIYGKPDANSVNISGSGVSITLTATNGSIGTFSLPVSISQNPASLQLNASVGSVYISQNQLNANSLPANLGVTIADGGWFGYSTLENGDLDVALLLRSYSLNSANKLSLHAKNGSIIDSLSSLLSANSLTLIASGSIGSASAPIEIRTDKTEWDSNSLSTSVGASSDTYLKANKSGVLLASHSFSSTGVFSLTQTSGNITIPFPIFSSGTLILYANSPSATIVALSGASLSASSIQLRTDGGDIGTLSARILVYGISASNDIFNSFTATTTGTVYLARDGVSTLLCASAGASSAPCSGSSSYNIADATSASTDVSSSCGATTTTPITINITGDITNRTGCTIIGNGVISLTSTGNIGSQERPIILDRSITSVTISAGSNGSIYLQCGDGCASTLLTSSAFASLLSGNQLFITQTTGNILLSSLTAVYKLNLIALGVNATISSTSIISVPALTLSAPYGGVGSSTTNFIISCGSSCTSWTSSTLSIQTSQNGFISLKSSNQGLDLATIKGFYNGTLSLFKDSGDFNITNSLNYPEAAINLRVEYVGSLNGKLTMADGIYIVARSLSLYSSSAIGLYSYDITGAVISTQNSPIRIEVGYFRTDPFKEDGAVKLQVASTQGDANATSDIFIKAINQFNINSATPLVIHSLVTPPSVSTSNDLYIDAASLLFSGTLTTSKSLSITGYRVFIRSEAPLIDKELAISTGFSSVTIFNSIHFRVEALGSSELISFGIGTLTSQQILLETSFGSASPSSIIISRYGPYVNGVAPTLTTFSNVVVPHCIANVLIAICSPNGTVGTATNPIVLFSSGSSTESIGLRELTTRFVSKNAIYLSSYSTNNFNYLFSNSNATNGVLDSVRLGSLLAGAYFTNGNSKDNCCILDFTYLIATPVSGNYVPTWGYIAFLDTGINQTTMGTNYLKLQIRATYSETSTSTLSGQTVVAMGDNRFAQVSVVSKSGAVIIANNLAIEASGSIGGYVEQPGLINSTYYLIKSPESQLKFASVSTLNLRSTYGFIYAKNNSNVNPDTIVASAGYLKNYYRDNQPIIPTGIVEIFTNDNTLSLYQPLKFTYPASPKKKYPFEKNGTLAELFYLIFDNILGVDCKKNNVFSRLFKPLCYSPI encoded by the coding sequence ATGAAAAAGTTTTTTTGTGTATTTTTATGTCCTGCGCTGTTTAGTTTTATCGTCTCTACTGCATCATTAAGTTTAGCCTCACCCCAGCTATCGTCTATCCAAGATGGCCAAGCCACCGTTAGTCAATCCCCTAACACCACCACCATCAATCAAACCTCATCTGCTACCACTATTACCTGGAACTCATTTAATGTACAGGCCAACGAACAAGTAATCTTTAACCAACCCTCTACGACAGCTATTGCTATTAACCATATCCTAGATAGCAACCCTTCCCAGATATTTGGTTCTATCTCAGCTAATGGCAGAATCATTCTCTTAAACCCACAAGGCTTCTACTTCGGAGCCAACTCATCTGTTTCAGCAAACACCTTCATTGCAGCATCCACTAGCTTAACCAATACCATCTACAACCCAACCACCAATACCCTCACCATCATCAATCCCACCATCCTTAACAACTCCATTCAAGCCCTCGGACAAATCTCCACCACAAAAACTCAACTCATCGCCAAAACTATCACCCAACAAGGAACCATCTCCTCCACCCCCCATGGCTCCATCTCAATCAGAGCCACAAATAACATCACCATTCAAGGAACCATCACCTCACCACAAGGCACCATAGATATCTTCGCCACCAATGGCACCGCCACTGCAACCCCAACCGCATCAATCTCCACCACCACTGCTAACTACGACTCAAATCAACCAGCAGGATTTATAGAATTTTCAGGTAAAACCATTGACCTACAAGCCCAGCCCTTCACCCTCAACTCCCAAGATACCCTACTCTTAGATCCTGACTATATATCCATCGTTGGAGGAACCCAACTAGCTCCCTGTCCTGATGCTGCAAATCAATGCGGATTTGATTCAGGAAGTCAAATCACTGACACCACCGATACCAATGGTCTTGGTGTAGATGGGCTAGGAACAACATATATCTACGAAGATACTCTAGAGGATGTTTCATCAGGCACTATTTCACTCTCCGCACTTAAAGGTATTTCAATGACTGGCACCTTTACTTCAGGACTTAACTTATCTTCAAATGTAAGCCTATCTTTAACTACTACTTGTACTAGTTCTGTATGCACAGGCACCAATGACAATATAACTATTTCTCAAACAATTACAACACAAGGTTCTGGGTCTGTTTCTGTGACTTCTAAGTCCAATATTGCGATCTCTAGCAATATAAATTCAAGTACAAGTATTTCACTAAGCACTCAGAATGGTCGAGATATTTCAATTAGTGGAAATTTACAGTCAGCTACCACAATGACAATAATTTCTAAAGGATTAATAAAATCTACAGGTACTTTTACTTCTGGTAATGCATTAATAATCTCTTCTATATCAGATAGGATTGATATTGATGGGTCAGTGTCAAGCGCAAACACCTTATCGATTTCTGCTGCGAAAAATATTACCCTAGGTGCGAGTGTTAGAGGTACAACTTCGGTTGTAATTGATGCTGGAAGCGCAATGCCAGATCAGAATATTTTGATACGAATTATAGGTGAATTTACCAACACTGAGACGGGTGTAAATATTACTGCTATCTCTCATCCAGATTTTAGCTCAACCATTTCTTTTGGAGCAAGTTTAAATGTTAAGTCGTTAACTCTAAGCTCAGACTATCTCACTTTTGCTAAGTCAAGTAGTATAACCACTACCGCTAATGGAGCTATCAACCTAACCACTAAAGAAAGCATTGGTTCAGATACAAATCCAATTACTATAGTTCAAGCCGCATCAACCAGTAATCTTATTGCAAATAGTACTTTAGGTGATATTTATCTACAATCATCCTCAGGCTCATTGACACTAGGAAATATCACAGCAACAAAAGTTTCTATTAAAACTCCTGATCAAAATAGTATTATAGTAAAAGGTGTTATTTCTGCAAGTAATTCAATAACTTTACGCTCAGGTAATATTACATCAGACAATGGAAAAATAAACTCACCTTCTATTACTATTTCTGCACTGACTGGCTCAATAGGGTCTGCTACCAATTCGCTTGGGCTTTCTAACGGGATTACCTACACTGCAACACAAGGGAGTTTTACCACTTTAACTTTAATGGCAAATAGCAATATGTATTATCTTTCAAGAAATGATGCTGTTATTAATTTACTTGAGAATATTCCAATCACAGCGACTGTAATCAATTTAACTCAAGAGGGAGATAATAATATCACCATTGCAAATGCAATTGCTAGAGAGAGCGCCTCATTAACATTGCAGGCTAAAAGTATTTTAGCAGACAATGGAAAAATTATAGTCAATGGGTCAATTAATGCAAAAAATATAAAACTTGTAGCGGCTGGAGGAATTGAATTTGCCAGCGGGGTGAATTTAACAGCCGAATCTTATGAGATTGATTTTTCTAAAGGAGATTTTGGAAGTGATGTAAATCCAATTACCCTGGTTAAACCTGCTACGTTTGCAAACACCCAAACCCTAACAATTTTCTCAAGAAGTAGTGTTTATTCTGAAGGAAGCGTTTATCTTACGAGTCTACAGGATATCGTAATAAATTCAATTGCCACAAATACTACTGGAACATGCGCACCAGCACCAGCACCCTGTAGCGGAGTAACCATTCAAATTAAAGCACCAGCAATCAGAGGTGTTGAGACGATATCTATTCGAGCAAATAGTAAATTGAAATTAATTGCCACTACTGGCTCAATCGGAACAATTGAGAGTCCAGTGGCTATTTCATTTACCGACACAATTTCAGATACCAATTTGTTATTGCAGGCAGATGCTGGTTCGGTGTATTTAAAACATGCCAGCAATGTAATACAATTATTAGAAGGAAAATTTTCAATTGCCGAGACAGGGGTAATTTCACTAGAGCAAACTTCGGGTGATTTGAGTATTGCTAATGAAATATCTATAATTTATCGACTAAGACTAAAAGCATCTAACGGAAGCATTGTTAATTCTCTTGGCACAAGTATTAGTGCGAGCGCGATTGAATTGATCGCACAGGGAACTGATAAAAATATCGGAACTATCGTTCGACCTTTTACATTATCAATTAGAAGTAGCCCTGATACTCAATTTACAAATAGTAATTTAATCTTAACTAGCAGTCGGTCAATTTATCTTGTTGGCGATAAAGTTACTGATTACTTAAAAGGGTTGATAACATGGAGCACTAGTGGCTTGCTTCATCTGAAACAAAATTCAGCAATTCATTTCTCAGAAAATATTTCAGTGGCTAATCCGATTGAATTTAATAGCCTTTCTGCAATCACTATTGGGCCAAATATATCTTTGACAGTCGGAAGTCTTACTTTAACAGCCGGTGGTATGATTGGATCAAGCGCACAAAAGATCGCGATTTTAAAAACATCTGTCAATACAATTGATGTGGTTACTTTTAGTGCAAGCGCGTCAGGAGGGATATTTATCTCCAGTACTGGAGCCATACAGCTTGGCAATATCACTGAAAATAGCACAGACACAACTTCAATTGACATTTCTGCGACTGTAATAACCAAAACAGCTAGTTCTGTTATTTCAAAAGGAGCGACAAGTATAAAATTATCTCTAACGGCCACCAGTGGCTCAATTGGTACGGCAAGTAATCCAATTAAAATTACTGGTGATATTGGGAGCTCCAATTTTTTCGCATCCGCCATCACAAATGAAAGTGGAGTTTATTTAGAAACAGAATCCAATGTTCTCTCAGTCCTACTCCCACTTTTTTCCATTAGTGATGCAAGCCTCGGGATAAAATTATCTCCATCTGGTACGCTTTCTTTGACTCAGTCAATGGGGGATATTACACTAGCTGCGCCAATTAAGATTTTAGAACAAAAACTTAAATTATTCAGATTGGTTGCTTCAAAAGGGAGCATAATAACTTCACTTCCTTTCGATGCTACTACTACTAGTCCCTTTATAGAAGTTCCAGAATTGTATTTACAGGCTTTAGGTGATAGTATGTCTCCTACTGCTAGTCTAGGTAATATTGGTAGTGAATTAAATCCATTTTATATAAAAACCAAACTCGCTAGTACTGCAACCCTGTTAACTGGATCTACAGGATCAATTTATTTAATTAATGATAATTCTTCTAATTTACTTAATTATCTCAATGCAGCGATTACCCCTGGTTCATCTGGAAATCTACGCCTGATCGCTAGTAGTGGAAACATCTCACTTACCGCAAACATATCTAGAACTTCTGGATTAATTCTTGAGGCAAAATCGGGCTCAATCATAACGCAAGCAAATATCTCAATAACCACTAATGCAAATTTACAACTAATCTCGGCAGGCTCAATCGGATCTTCAAGTTTACCTATTAGGATCAGTCAAAGTGCGAGTACTTCGGTGTATTCTGCCAATGCCAAGGCTGGAGATATTTACACACAAGGAGTAACCGCTTTAAATCTTGGCACTATTGAAAACGGTGTCCCAACTACTCCTGCAAATGCGTCAAGCACAATCAATATCATAGCCCCAAACATTACTATGCAAACCACAGGCATGTTTAAAATCCCAATAAATACTAATCTTTTGTTAGAGGCAACCGTAGGTTCACTGGGTGCGTCCGCGACTTCTCCATTAATATTTGATTCTTTTGCTAGTGTAGTTTCCTCAACCAATCTCATCCTCAAGGCAAGTAAAGGGTCGGTATATTTGCAACATAAAAATGACGCCTCCACTTTGCTTAATGGTGAAATTGTTCTAAGTAGTTCTGGCACTTTAGCGATACTTCAGAAAGATGGAGTTTTTTTAATTAAACCCACAGCTACTACTAGATTGAATATATTAATTCCACTTTCATTTACTGGTACAGTAGTTTTTAACGCACTTGCAGGAAATTTAACTTTAAGCCATGAATCTAACAACTACGCAAGAATTGACTTGCCTAATTCAAAAATTACTCTCATTGCTGGCGGGTCGAATTCTGTAACTTCTAGTTCAGTTGAGAATCATGTAAAGGCATCGGTTATTACCTTAACCGCAAATGGTGGTTCTGTCGGAAGCATTGAAAACCCAATTACTGTGATCCCATGGAGTGGTAATAATGAGGCTACCGTAACAGCTACGAACCTAATTATCTCGGCAAGTACAACAGCAGGTTCAATTGGATTGGCAAGCATGTCAAATGCCCTAGGTCTTCGCAACGCATCATTAACGTATGATACAAGTTATGATAGTTCAAATTTTAGTCTCGGAACATTATCTTTAGTTCAGTTAACTGGAGATATTATTATTAACTCACTAGTAACGGTACCAACACACTTTGGACTGCGTGCCATTTCCGGCTCTATACTTTCAAGAGAAAATACCTATGCAATTGATATTCAATCACCAACCCTATCCCTCGTTGTTGACAATGTAGATAAAACGATAGGTGAGCAAACAAGCCCAATTAAAATTGATCAAAGATTTGGATTTTTTAATGGAAAGGCAAAACAGATTTATCTTAGCGCAGTTTCCAGTTTAACCTTAGGAGAGGTGCAGAGCAATCACCTTAATGGAACTATCAGAATCACTGCACAAAGAATTTATGGCAAACCAGATGCGAATTCGGTAAATATTTCTGGAAGTGGTGTATCTATTACTCTCACCGCAACTAATGGTTCAATTGGAACTTTTTCACTCCCAGTATCTATTTCTCAGAACCCAGCTTCACTTCAATTGAACGCTAGTGTAGGGTCGGTGTATATCAGCCAAAATCAACTGAATGCGAATAGCTTACCTGCAAACCTTGGTGTGACTATTGCAGATGGAGGCTGGTTCGGATATTCAACGCTAGAAAATGGAGATTTGGATGTTGCACTTTTATTGCGATCTTATAGTTTGAATAGTGCTAACAAACTTAGCTTGCATGCTAAGAATGGAAGTATTATTGATTCACTTAGCTCATTACTTAGTGCAAATTCTCTAACACTGATTGCAAGTGGTTCAATTGGTTCTGCAAGCGCCCCTATTGAAATTCGCACAGATAAAACTGAATGGGATAGCAATTCTCTGTCAACAAGTGTTGGCGCATCGAGTGATACTTACCTTAAGGCAAATAAATCAGGTGTGTTGCTTGCTTCACACTCATTTTCAAGTACCGGAGTCTTTTCCTTAACACAAACCAGTGGGAATATCACCATACCGTTCCCAATTTTCTCTTCAGGAACTCTCATTCTTTATGCTAATTCACCTAGCGCTACAATTGTAGCATTAAGTGGCGCTTCTCTAAGTGCAAGTAGTATTCAGCTACGAACAGATGGCGGTGATATTGGAACTTTAAGTGCTAGAATTTTAGTCTATGGAATTAGCGCCTCAAATGATATTTTTAATAGTTTTACCGCCACAACTACAGGCACAGTCTATTTAGCTAGAGATGGGGTTTCAACTTTGCTTTGTGCTTCAGCAGGAGCATCTTCCGCTCCATGCTCTGGATCGTCTTCATATAATATTGCCGATGCTACATCGGCAAGCACAGATGTCTCATCATCATGCGGGGCGACAACGACAACTCCAATAACGATTAATATCACAGGCGATATTACTAATCGAACTGGCTGTACCATAATAGGTAATGGAGTTATATCACTTACTTCAACAGGTAATATTGGAAGTCAAGAGCGCCCAATTATTTTGGATAGAAGTATAACTTCAGTAACAATATCCGCTGGTAGTAATGGTTCAATTTATCTTCAGTGTGGTGATGGTTGTGCCTCCACACTATTAACTAGTTCAGCTTTTGCTTCACTTCTCAGTGGGAACCAATTGTTTATAACCCAAACCACTGGAAATATTCTTTTATCATCTTTAACAGCGGTTTATAAATTAAATTTAATTGCGCTTGGAGTGAATGCCACTATTTCAAGTACGAGTATTATAAGTGTCCCAGCGCTTACTCTCAGCGCGCCATACGGAGGAGTAGGTTCTTCAACTACTAACTTTATAATCTCTTGTGGGAGTTCATGTACTAGTTGGACCTCAAGCACGTTATCTATACAAACCTCACAAAATGGTTTTATTTCTCTAAAAAGTTCAAATCAAGGACTAGATCTAGCAACCATAAAAGGTTTTTATAATGGGACGCTAAGTTTATTTAAAGATAGCGGTGATTTTAATATCACTAACTCTCTTAATTATCCTGAGGCCGCAATAAATCTTAGAGTGGAGTATGTTGGCTCATTGAATGGAAAATTAACCATGGCTGATGGTATTTACATTGTTGCTAGATCACTTTCATTGTATTCCAGTTCTGCGATTGGGTTGTATTCTTACGATATTACTGGTGCTGTAATTTCTACGCAAAATAGTCCGATTAGAATTGAAGTGGGATATTTTCGCACAGATCCATTTAAAGAAGATGGTGCTGTTAAATTGCAGGTGGCTAGCACTCAAGGGGATGCAAACGCAACCAGTGATATTTTTATTAAAGCGATAAATCAATTTAATATTAATTCTGCAACTCCATTAGTGATTCATTCGCTCGTAACCCCACCCTCAGTTTCTACCAGTAATGATTTATATATTGATGCAGCATCTTTACTATTTAGCGGAACGCTCACTACTTCAAAATCACTCTCCATAACAGGATATAGAGTTTTTATCCGATCTGAGGCACCTTTGATAGATAAAGAGTTAGCCATCTCAACAGGTTTTTCAAGTGTCACAATTTTTAACTCTATTCATTTTCGTGTTGAAGCACTTGGATCATCCGAATTGATTTCGTTTGGCATTGGAACTCTTACCAGCCAACAAATATTATTAGAAACAAGTTTTGGAAGTGCATCCCCGTCATCAATAATTATATCAAGATATGGTCCATATGTAAACGGTGTTGCTCCGACACTAACAACTTTTAGCAATGTGGTCGTGCCACATTGTATTGCCAATGTGCTCATCGCAATTTGCTCTCCTAATGGTACGGTTGGAACTGCGACTAACCCAATTGTTTTATTTTCTAGTGGCTCATCTACAGAGTCTATTGGTTTACGAGAATTGACAACCAGATTTGTCAGTAAAAATGCTATTTATCTCTCTAGCTATAGCACAAATAATTTTAATTATTTATTTAGTAATTCTAATGCTACAAACGGAGTTTTGGATTCGGTTAGACTTGGCTCACTACTCGCGGGGGCTTATTTTACCAATGGAAACAGTAAAGATAACTGCTGTATTTTAGACTTTACCTATTTGATCGCAACACCAGTAAGTGGGAATTATGTCCCAACCTGGGGGTATATTGCTTTTCTTGATACGGGAATTAATCAAACTACAATGGGTACGAACTATCTCAAATTACAAATAAGGGCGACATATTCTGAAACTTCTACTTCTACTCTAAGCGGGCAAACAGTTGTTGCAATGGGTGATAATCGTTTTGCGCAGGTAAGTGTTGTGAGTAAATCAGGTGCTGTGATTATAGCTAATAATCTAGCAATTGAGGCGAGTGGCTCAATTGGTGGATATGTTGAACAGCCCGGACTAATTAATTCTACATACTATCTAATTAAAAGCCCGGAAAGCCAATTAAAATTTGCTAGTGTATCGACACTAAACTTGCGTTCAACCTATGGATTTATATATGCTAAAAACAACTCTAATGTAAATCCAGATACAATAGTTGCAAGTGCAGGATATTTAAAAAATTACTATCGCGATAATCAACCAATCATACCCACTGGCATAGTTGAGATTTTTACCAATGATAATACACTATCATTGTATCAACCTTTAAAATTCACCTACCCAGCATCTCCAAAAAAGAAATATCCATTTGAAAAAAATGGTACCCTTGCAGAGCTTTTTTATTTGATTTTTGACAATATATTAGGTGTTGACTGTAAGAAAAATAATGTATTTTCTCGATTATTTAAACCATTGTGTTATTCACCAATTTAG